The proteins below come from a single Pseudarthrobacter sp. SSS035 genomic window:
- a CDS encoding ABC transporter ATP-binding protein, translating to MTTSVISAAASTRTTASAQGSIELRQVRKTYGDVVAVDELDLVVEPGEFVTLLGPSGSGKTTTMMMVAGFEEHTSGSVLIDGKPVDSLPPRDRNLGVVFQNYALFPHMSARENVEFALRMRKVPKAERRQRADSALERVGLGKMGDRKPRQLSGGQQQRVALARSLVFNPAALLLDEPMAALDKRLREHMQEEIKTLQKSLGISVLFVTHDQDEAMAMSDRIVVMKDGRIVQSGPPEEVYNHPLTDWVASFLGDTNLIPCTVLERKDGEALVDLGGLGLGRVRDRGVTGEKYAVSIRPENLKFSSEASTDNCGKATLVSSTNLGATVRHRLTAGGHELQVRELSSDATGRPAPVAELFVTWEPDKAQLLVLEQ from the coding sequence ATGACTACTTCAGTGATTTCCGCAGCAGCAAGCACCAGGACGACGGCGTCCGCGCAGGGTTCCATTGAACTCCGGCAGGTCCGTAAGACGTACGGCGACGTGGTTGCCGTCGACGAACTGGACCTGGTGGTGGAACCCGGCGAATTCGTCACCCTGCTGGGACCGAGCGGATCCGGCAAGACCACCACCATGATGATGGTTGCCGGCTTCGAGGAGCACACCTCCGGGAGCGTCCTGATCGACGGCAAGCCCGTGGATTCGCTCCCGCCCCGGGACCGGAACCTGGGCGTCGTGTTCCAGAACTACGCCCTCTTCCCGCACATGAGCGCCCGCGAAAACGTGGAGTTCGCGCTCCGGATGCGCAAGGTGCCCAAGGCCGAACGGCGACAACGCGCCGATAGCGCGCTGGAACGCGTGGGCCTGGGCAAGATGGGCGACCGCAAGCCCCGCCAGCTCTCCGGCGGGCAGCAGCAGCGCGTGGCCCTGGCCCGCTCCCTGGTGTTCAACCCGGCGGCCCTGCTCCTCGACGAGCCCATGGCTGCCCTCGACAAGCGGCTCCGCGAACACATGCAGGAAGAAATCAAGACGCTGCAGAAGAGCCTGGGCATCTCCGTCCTTTTCGTCACGCACGACCAGGACGAGGCCATGGCCATGTCGGACCGGATCGTGGTCATGAAGGACGGCAGGATCGTCCAGTCGGGCCCGCCCGAAGAGGTCTACAACCACCCGCTCACGGACTGGGTGGCCAGCTTCCTGGGTGACACAAACCTCATCCCGTGCACCGTCCTGGAACGCAAGGACGGCGAGGCGCTGGTTGACCTCGGCGGCCTGGGCCTGGGCAGGGTTCGCGACCGCGGTGTCACCGGCGAGAAATACGCCGTGTCCATCCGCCCCGAAAACCTCAAGTTCAGCTCCGAGGCAAGCACGGACAACTGCGGCAAGGCGACGCTGGTCTCCTCGACCAACCTGGGCGCCACGGTGCGCCACCGCCTGACGGCCGGCGGCCACGAGCTCCAGGTGCGCGAACTCAGCTCAGATGCGACGGGTCGGCCCGCGCCAGTCGCGGAGCTGTTCGTGACCTGGGAACCGGACAAGGCGCAGCTGCTGGTTCTGGAGCAGTAG
- a CDS encoding YciI family protein, whose protein sequence is MFVVSLTYKVPEDIVDYHRPAHMAWVKQAFDDGVFLASGRLVPAVGGVLLSKADRITLDAALAKDPFYSNGVAEFEVIEFTATTVAEGYENLLDT, encoded by the coding sequence ATGTTTGTTGTATCGCTGACCTACAAGGTGCCCGAAGACATCGTGGACTATCACCGCCCTGCGCATATGGCGTGGGTTAAGCAGGCGTTCGACGACGGCGTGTTCCTTGCGTCCGGACGCCTGGTTCCCGCGGTGGGCGGTGTGCTGTTGTCCAAGGCCGACCGAATCACACTGGATGCTGCGTTGGCCAAGGACCCTTTCTACAGCAACGGCGTGGCCGAGTTCGAAGTTATCGAATTCACCGCCACGACCGTGGCGGAGGGTTACGAAAACCTGCTTGACACCTAG
- a CDS encoding MarR family winged helix-turn-helix transcriptional regulator, with protein sequence MTEPRWLNADERRAWLALLSINTLLPAALDNQLHTAGKVSLFDYNVMAMLSEAEGRFLPMSQLAARTSSSLSRLSHVVAKLEKRGWLERRPHPRDARVTTAHLSDVGMATLEALAPGHVEAVRTKFLDALTERDVNDLARIGEKIVARLDDDHWILRETESRP encoded by the coding sequence ATGACCGAACCGCGCTGGCTCAACGCCGACGAACGCCGTGCCTGGCTGGCACTCCTGAGCATCAACACGCTGCTGCCGGCTGCCCTGGACAACCAGCTCCACACCGCCGGCAAGGTGTCCCTGTTCGATTACAACGTCATGGCCATGCTGTCCGAAGCCGAGGGCCGCTTCCTGCCGATGAGCCAGCTGGCCGCCCGTACGAGTTCGTCGCTGTCCCGGCTCTCGCATGTTGTTGCCAAACTGGAGAAGCGCGGATGGCTGGAGCGGCGTCCGCACCCGCGCGATGCCCGGGTCACCACCGCTCACCTGTCCGACGTCGGGATGGCCACTTTGGAGGCGCTTGCACCGGGGCACGTGGAGGCGGTGCGCACCAAGTTCCTGGACGCCCTGACGGAACGCGACGTCAATGACCTCGCCCGCATCGGCGAAAAGATCGTGGCCCGGCTGGACGATGACCACTGGATCCTCC